The proteins below come from a single Campylobacter sp. CCUG 57310 genomic window:
- a CDS encoding cytochrome c → MRFYKLSILTSLLLLSSLNANEPSYVFEAKGEFAKELKALVEKYSKDENVTINVYEKAPENEDNGGFLNIGVNSKRSYSVERGRELYAKNCASCHGENGEKRAYGTSRKLTQISAEDIEAAFSGYLNDSEFGGNKREMMKTIAAKTSYKDLGAIIAFLKGKDALRYKENTTKNTDISTSPTQGSYLK, encoded by the coding sequence ATGCGTTTTTATAAATTATCAATTTTAACATCTTTATTGTTGCTATCTAGCTTAAACGCTAATGAACCTAGCTATGTTTTTGAAGCTAAGGGCGAATTTGCTAAAGAGCTTAAGGCTTTAGTTGAGAAATATTCAAAAGATGAAAATGTAACTATAAATGTTTATGAAAAAGCCCCTGAAAACGAAGACAATGGCGGGTTTTTAAACATAGGAGTAAATAGTAAAAGATCTTATAGCGTAGAAAGAGGAAGAGAGCTATACGCTAAAAACTGCGCAAGCTGTCATGGTGAAAATGGAGAAAAAAGAGCTTACGGGACTTCAAGAAAGCTCACTCAGATTAGTGCTGAGGATATAGAAGCGGCATTTTCAGGTTATCTAAATGACTCTGAATTTGGCGGAAACAAAAGAGAGATGATGAAAACGATTGCAGCAAAGACTTCGTATAAGGACTTAGGAGCTATAATAGCCTTTCTAAAAGGCAAAGATGCATTAAGATATAAAGAAAATACTACTAAAAATACAGATATCTCTACCTCTCCAACTCAAGGAAGCTATCTTAAGTAA
- a CDS encoding DNA starvation/stationary phase protection protein: MSKVIEQLNQIQADAHALFIKFHDYHWNVKGIQFFSIHEYTEKAYDEFAEIFDEMAERAIQLGGKAIICPGELNKRSHIKPEGKDSYTPTEVLKGVLVDYKHLLGEFKKLAEVADGDSTTVAIAEDNIAKYEKAIWMLEATLA, translated from the coding sequence ATGTCAAAAGTTATCGAACAACTAAACCAAATTCAGGCTGATGCCCATGCATTATTTATCAAATTTCACGATTATCATTGGAATGTAAAAGGTATTCAATTTTTTAGTATTCATGAATATACAGAAAAGGCATATGATGAATTTGCTGAAATTTTTGACGAAATGGCAGAAAGGGCTATTCAATTAGGCGGCAAAGCTATAATATGTCCTGGGGAGCTAAACAAACGCTCTCACATTAAGCCTGAAGGCAAAGATAGCTATACTCCGACAGAAGTACTAAAAGGAGTTTTGGTTGATTATAAACACCTGCTTGGTGAGTTTAAAAAACTTGCAGAAGTTGCAGATGGCGATAGCACGACAGTTGCAATTGCAGAAGATAATATAGCGAAATACGAAAAAGCTATTTGGATGCTTGAAGCTACTTTAGCTTAA
- a CDS encoding OprD family outer membrane porin, which translates to MKLTKISLATLVALGAFSSVASATPLEEAIKNVDLSGFVRYRYENVRTNKVDVKTDKSRHRFRSIFAFKAALDDNFFGVLSFRYDSNDNSGKATGKANVTDTSSTFAVNELYLGYTRGNTTVKFGKQMIGSYFTDDEAGTGVKLVNKDIEGLTLAAFAFDDLENSSRTDGEVKNIPLPNRRKALDNNLYGVAAMGSYNPVNFELWYASLVDVANLIAADVAFDFGITDDVTINAQVQYGHADVEGELAPAYRDTDFYAAQLGTELFGADLAAGYIGWKVKDKAKGFITLEDNGNFIDPTEQAFGNTFEYTNLAGKGNFWFVTAAYKFDKFGIGADYIKGDVKEPADKKTKIDEVIARASYNYSAKLKFKSYFSHETEKVNAGDKAKSDKFRFEAKYSF; encoded by the coding sequence ATGAAATTAACTAAGATTAGTTTGGCAACTTTAGTTGCTCTAGGTGCTTTCTCAAGCGTTGCAAGCGCAACACCACTTGAAGAGGCTATTAAGAATGTAGATCTTTCAGGATTTGTAAGATATAGATATGAAAACGTAAGAACAAATAAAGTAGATGTTAAAACAGATAAATCTAGACATAGATTTAGATCAATTTTTGCATTTAAAGCCGCTTTAGATGATAATTTCTTTGGTGTTTTAAGCTTTAGATATGATTCAAACGATAATTCTGGTAAAGCTACAGGAAAAGCTAACGTAACAGATACAAGTAGTACGTTTGCAGTAAATGAACTATATCTTGGATATACAAGAGGCAATACGACTGTTAAGTTTGGTAAACAAATGATAGGCTCATACTTTACTGATGATGAGGCGGGAACCGGTGTTAAACTAGTAAATAAAGATATAGAAGGCTTAACTCTTGCTGCTTTTGCATTTGATGATCTTGAAAATAGCAGTCGAACAGATGGAGAAGTTAAAAATATACCACTTCCAAATCGTAGAAAAGCACTTGATAATAACCTTTATGGCGTAGCTGCTATGGGCTCATATAATCCTGTAAATTTTGAGCTATGGTATGCTTCTTTAGTCGATGTTGCAAATCTTATAGCTGCTGATGTTGCATTTGATTTTGGAATTACCGATGATGTGACTATAAATGCTCAAGTTCAATATGGTCATGCCGATGTAGAGGGAGAACTTGCTCCTGCTTATAGAGATACAGATTTCTATGCTGCCCAGCTAGGAACAGAGCTATTCGGTGCTGATTTAGCTGCCGGATATATAGGTTGGAAAGTCAAAGATAAGGCCAAAGGATTTATTACTCTAGAAGACAATGGTAACTTTATAGATCCTACTGAGCAAGCTTTCGGTAATACTTTTGAATATACAAACCTTGCTGGAAAAGGTAATTTCTGGTTTGTTACTGCTGCTTATAAATTTGATAAATTTGGAATTGGTGCTGACTATATAAAAGGTGATGTAAAAGAGCCTGCTGATAAAAAAACAAAAATAGATGAAGTTATTGCAAGAGCTTCTTATAACTATAGCGCTAAGCTAAAATTCAAAAGCTACTTCTCGCATGAAACTGAAAAAGTTAATGCTGGAGATAAAGCAAAATCTGATAAATTTAGATTTGAAGCTAAATACTCATTCTAA
- a CDS encoding hydrogenase-4 component G, whose translation MQISSNFNNSNPYNLSSKENIEKFRENFTNLNAKELTNGYFLEFQNKAFNQTSINFDTQSALNLFDPQDINSKNLMQILNKIDYRSIGYDGKDITSLKQDEAKALIGEDGFFGITNTANRIADFVLNGAGDDLEMLKAGREGVVNGFKEAERLWGGNLPEISQQTIQKTLEKIDERIAKLGGNIINVEA comes from the coding sequence ATGCAGATAAGTTCGAATTTTAATAACTCAAATCCTTATAATTTAAGCAGTAAAGAAAATATTGAAAAATTTAGAGAAAATTTTACAAATTTAAATGCGAAAGAGCTTACAAACGGCTATTTCTTAGAGTTTCAAAATAAAGCCTTTAATCAGACCAGTATAAATTTCGACACTCAATCAGCGCTTAACTTGTTTGATCCTCAGGATATAAATTCTAAAAATTTGATGCAGATATTAAACAAGATTGATTATAGATCGATTGGTTATGACGGCAAAGACATAACATCTCTAAAACAAGACGAAGCAAAGGCGCTTATAGGTGAAGACGGATTTTTTGGTATCACAAATACGGCAAATAGAATCGCGGATTTTGTACTTAACGGCGCAGGAGATGATCTTGAGATGTTAAAAGCGGGCAGAGAAGGTGTCGTTAATGGCTTTAAAGAAGCCGAGCGCCTTTGGGGAGGAAATTTGCCTGAAATTTCTCAACAAACCATCCAAAAAACTCTAGAAAAGATAGATGAACGCATAGCAAAACTAGGTGGAAATATCATAAATGTTGAAGCTTAA
- a CDS encoding glucose-6-phosphate isomerase produces the protein MVKNNLYFKKTPLETITSYAKRMNDELESGDIGYYHLPELGNDMIALIKDIESKFANITNVVLVGIGGSSLGVKALRQMLKAEKKDGSRELYFLDNVDGFSFEKLMKRIEFKKSLFIISSKSGTTIETITLFKCILQRFKPENLSQNFLIITDPSSPLEIYAKENQITYFNIPKNVGGRFSVLSAIGLVPLSLCGYNIKALLEGARECKKQFLSDKDDTLMHKAYHYATHKSAKINVIFSYSDRLLAFNDWYVQLWAESLGKKKGFKRYGLTPVGLIGSRDQHSFLQLIMDGVKDKTVTFIKVEDQNSMAITPNLSLKHLEECDFANNISLNSLINAQCDATTHALIQEGISVDVITVSKLDEWHAGYLIYHYELLTSATGIMLGINTYDQPGVEVGKRILKTMLGR, from the coding sequence ATGGTAAAAAATAACCTCTACTTTAAAAAAACACCGCTAGAAACGATAACTTCATACGCCAAGCGCATGAATGACGAACTGGAAAGTGGGGATATAGGATACTATCACCTACCCGAGCTTGGAAACGACATGATAGCTTTAATAAAAGATATCGAAAGCAAATTTGCCAACATAACAAATGTCGTACTAGTAGGCATAGGCGGTAGCTCTCTTGGGGTAAAAGCACTCAGGCAGATGCTAAAAGCCGAAAAAAAAGATGGCTCAAGAGAGCTTTATTTCCTTGATAATGTAGACGGATTTAGCTTTGAAAAACTTATGAAGAGGATAGAATTTAAAAAAAGTCTGTTTATCATATCGTCAAAATCAGGCACCACCATAGAAACTATCACGCTTTTTAAGTGTATTTTGCAGCGCTTTAAGCCTGAAAATTTAAGCCAAAATTTTCTTATCATCACAGACCCAAGCTCTCCTCTTGAAATTTATGCTAAAGAAAATCAAATAACTTATTTTAATATCCCAAAAAACGTAGGCGGGCGCTTTAGCGTGCTAAGCGCGATAGGACTAGTGCCTCTAAGTCTATGTGGATATAATATAAAAGCCCTGCTTGAAGGTGCAAGAGAGTGCAAAAAACAATTTTTAAGCGATAAAGATGATACTTTAATGCATAAGGCATATCACTACGCAACGCATAAAAGTGCTAAAATAAACGTGATATTTAGCTATTCGGATAGATTGCTCGCATTTAACGACTGGTATGTGCAACTTTGGGCGGAAAGCTTAGGCAAGAAAAAAGGATTTAAGAGATACGGACTAACACCGGTGGGGCTTATAGGATCGCGAGATCAACACTCGTTTTTGCAACTCATAATGGACGGAGTTAAAGATAAGACGGTAACTTTTATCAAAGTTGAGGATCAAAATAGCATGGCGATAACGCCGAATTTGAGCCTAAAACACCTTGAAGAGTGTGACTTCGCAAACAACATCAGCTTAAATTCCCTCATAAACGCACAATGCGATGCTACAACTCACGCACTCATACAAGAGGGTATAAGTGTAGACGTGATCACAGTAAGCAAGCTTGATGAATGGCACGCAGGATATCTGATATACCACTACGAGCTTCTAACTTCTGCTACCGGAATAATGCTTGGAATAAACACTTACGATCAACCAGGCGTGGAAGTGGGAAAAAGAATTTTAAAAACCATGCTTGGAAGATGA